tctaattttataaatacttaattataaaaatctaataaaatagaaatgaGCCCTATTCATCATCTGCTAGGGATTGATGTTCATTAAAAAGAAGCAGTAGGCTTGCTTCTTCAGTGAAATCATGTTTATCGACTTCAAAAATAGATTCGAATACATATGGTATATTCTCAATTAAATCAGATGCAAGCATGCTTCTAAACTTCTTTTTAAAAGCAATATATGCCGAAAGCCTTACTATTAAGCATGACCCATATGCAGAATTTACCTCGGGATATTGACAAATTTGTTTATCTTCTCTGTTTTTTGTAAAATATTGCATACTCCAATTAAATAGAGTCGAAATGACTCCTGAAAGGACATCGCCTTGTCCTGCAGATCTTTTATATGAACCAGCAATATTACAAACCGCAACTACATCACCATTTGTTATTATATCAATTTTATCTTTCAATACAATGCAAATATTCCCTAAACTTTTTGAAAGTTCAAATACCCTGTTTGTAATGCACAAgaattcttcttcatttacTGTAGGTTGAGAACCACTTAATGCATTTTGGCTGCatcttttatttgttttacCTACTCCAATACAATTCTCATTTAAAACATGCTCATAAAAACACATATTCAAAGGATTTGAAGAGAGTGCTCGAGCATTATTTAccttaatattttgtttgtTTATTGAATCTGCttgataaaataaattgatcTCTTCGCCATCATCATGCATTTGAAGTACTGTATCTTCGACAGTTGATGGCCATTCAGTTCTGGGAACACGTTCGCAAGGAGACAGCGATTCCGGGAGtctttcttcattaatacCTAAAGGAAGAACTCTAGGGATATTTATTGAACTATCAGTACTCAGGTCTACCCTACTTATTTTATCTGAAATTTCTATATGACTTAATGTTGTGCCGGGGCCAATATCAGagtttgatttattattgttattcGAGCTATTACCATTTTTTGTGTCATTTGTTTCTTTATTAACTGATTTTTCTAATCTAAAAAACTCAATTAAATTTGGGGTCAAAATACAATGCTTGTATCCTGATATTAACTCAGGTTGTTGAGCAATTACATACAATCCATCTGCATCAACTACAATAGGAATAGAGAGGCATCTGCATATTTTTATCAGTTCTGCTGTAATAAATGCAATATCTTTTTCTCTTCCAAGGCCACagccaataataattacatCCATTTTCCCGAGCCAAGGTCTGATCAAATCTATCGATCTATTACGTGCTTCTTCTTTGCTTAGTTCTCCATATGAAGGAAACAGAGGATGAACAATTAATTCAGGTGAATATGTTTTTATCGGAATTGCAGCTTCTGGAGTACAAAAAATGTGGCATAGATCTGCTCCTAATtttaatgatgatattCCTGCAAAGTACGGTGCTCCAGCGTACTCTTTTGAACCACCAATTATACCAATCCTTCCAAGATTGCCCTTTCTAAGATCGGATGAAAGTTGGGGAATTGTATATCTGACTGAATCGATCAATTTTCCTTGTGAAATAGGTGGGTACCATGagtattcaaatttataacCAGATTTTTTCGGAAGTTTTATACCAGTTTCATCGCTAGTAAAAATTTTTGTGGAATCTTCTGAATTACTTACAGCAATAACTTCTTTTCTAAAACAGCTAAGAAACCCgttcatttaatttctatATATCAATATCTTACatacaataataatggCGGATAAAATAGATTTAGCGGAATTAGtgggaaaaaaataaatatataaataattaactAAACAAGCTGGTCGGAATCTACCGCCGTCATTCTTATACAAGCTGCTACTCTATTAATAATCTCATATTGGTCTAAAAAGTCTACAATGCTGTTTACTTGAATAGCAACTTCAGATTTGTTATTCCTATAAATacaagaaatatttgaatccTTAGAATTAGCTATTACAAGACAACATGGTAAAAGCGTTTTCTGTCCATTATTCATTGCTTTCGTGCTTGCATTATTCTCTATTATAGTTTTCAACGAAAGGTACAGATATTGTAATCTCTCGTATTCGACGAGCTTTTCGCGAATATTTTGTTGGATTAATGGCAGATTATCACATGATTGAGAATTTTCCGAACATAAGATGTGATTAATGCTAGAAATACCTTTccatattatatttttattacttttgtCTATAATTTTTGCAGAAATTAGGACATTAATTGCATCATAAACTCGTCTCCTTATGCTTTTTTCACTTGACTCACGATTTTTCTGATAAATAGGGTCATTTGCTGCACGTATTGAATCAATAGGGCCTAAATattccattattaaattgtCGGCGATGTCAGTTTGCGTAGAAATCCTCCAAACCTTTAATAAAGTGCAAATTCTTACAGCAACCTGTTTTAGAGTGCCtttatttgatgaattacCAAGTATTCCCATATATGGTAGAGAATTGTTTCTAGAATCTAGATTATATTGATTGGAATGTACGGAGTCTGTTTCTGTAGTAAGCATTTCAAATGTATAGCCAGTACTACCAACATTATTAGCAGATAAGCTATCACCGGTATTTACCGGGTTAATATAACTGTTCAAACTTCTAGAATAGTCCatatgaaagaaaaaattataattatttgaaatctAATTATTAATCTCTTTTCGATCCAGATTTGCCGATTTTTATTTTAGCGGCAATAGTTAGCTTGTATAAAATGGAGAGATAACAACAGTATATATTTGGCAATAATAAACAGTAAttgtttatattatattctgGTGAGTTTACTGAATTTTAGGTTCATCGAACCAATTGCAAATTGAGTTTATTTATTGGTAATAATCATTATGGCATAATCAATGAACCGCCATTTTACTCCCCTCACAACAAATGGCAggaatttgaatataaaatcCCTCaattagatttatttattgctATGGACGCTGACTACTCATTTTCGCTCACAACATTCAGCCCTTCTGGAAAACTTGTTCAGATAGAATATGCGCTTAATGCAGTTAAC
This Cryptosporidium parvum Iowa II chromosome 7, whole genome shotgun sequence DNA region includes the following protein-coding sequences:
- a CDS encoding DP1 DNA binding protein — translated: MDYSRSLNSYINPVNTGDSLSANNVGSTGYTFEMLTTETDSVHSNQYNLDSRNNSLPYMGILGNSSNKGTLKQVAVRICTLLKVWRISTQTDIADNLIMEYLGPIDSIRAANDPIYQKNRESSEKSIRRRVYDAINVLISAKIIDKSNKNIIWKGISSINHILCSENSQSCDNLPLIQQNIREKLVEYERLQYLYLSLKTIIENNASTKAMNNGQKTLLPCCLVIANSKDSNISCIYRNNKSEVAIQVNSIVDFLDQYEIINRVAACIRMTAVDSDQLV
- a CDS encoding YjeF family of predicted nucleotide binding proteins; the protein is MNGFLSCFRKEVIAVSNSEDSTKIFTSDETGIKLPKKSGYKFEYSWYPPISQGKLIDSVRYTIPQLSSDLRKGNLGRIGIIGGSKEYAGAPYFAGISSLKLGADLCHIFCTPEAAIPIKTYSPELIVHPLFPSYGELSKEEARNRSIDLIRPWLGKMDVIIIGCGLGREKDIAFITAELIKICRCLSIPIVVDADGLYVIAQQPELISGYKHCILTPNLIEFFRLEKSVNKETNDTKNGNSSNNNNKSNSDIGPGTTLSHIEISDKISRVDLSTDSSINIPRVLPLGINEERLPESLSPCERVPRTEWPSTVEDTVLQMHDDGEEINLFYQADSINKQNIKVNNARALSSNPLNMCFYEHVLNENCIGVGKTNKRCSQNALSGSQPTVNEEEFLCITNRVFELSKSLGNICIVLKDKIDIITNGDVVAVCNIAGSYKRSAGQGDVLSGVISTLFNWSMQYFTKNREDKQICQYPEVNSAYGSCLIVRLSAYIAFKKKFRSMLASDLIENIPYVFESIFEVDKHDFTEEASLLLLFNEHQSLADDE